A genomic window from Ornithodoros turicata isolate Travis unplaced genomic scaffold, ASM3712646v1 Chromosome131, whole genome shotgun sequence includes:
- the LOC135372210 gene encoding blackelin-4-like, with protein sequence MTSVQSFLVGICVAIHTSVAYEYSYIDQLRMARTQADGGNPTEICHLPKAEGPCNGHFPVYYFDAHQGQCIEFIYGGCYGNLNNFDTYYECRKTCAARALFFYPLSLAAEQSAAAQRCHMQYARPYVPVSELSF encoded by the exons ATGACGAGTGTGCAGTCGTTCCTGGTCGGAATAT GCGTTGCGATACACACTTCCGTAGCATATGAATACAGCTACATTGACCAGTTGCGTATGGCACGCACGCAGGCAGACGGAG GTAACCCGACAGAAATCTGTCATCTTCCCAAGGCTGAAGGACCCTGTAACGGACACTTCCCAGTGTATTACTTTGACGCGCATCAAGGTCAATGCATTGAGTTCATCTACGGCGGTTGCTATGGAAACCTCAATAACTTCGACACGTACTACGAATGTAGGAAGACATGCGCAG CTCGGGCCTTGTTCTTCTATCCATTAAGCTTAGCGGCGGAGCAGAGCGCCGCCGCCCAACGCTGTCACATGCAATATGCTCGCCCGTACGTCCCTGTTTCCGAGCTGTCCTTCTAG